One Gadus morhua chromosome 1, gadMor3.0, whole genome shotgun sequence DNA segment encodes these proteins:
- the angptl7 gene encoding angiopoietin-related protein 7 codes for MAKVSMAIAALGVTLLLVAGAWAQTPKKKNLPKSQKGACCEEVRSLKVQVANLSSILEELGRKQETDLLTVVRQVMELDKQNRQQEARVTEAESKYSEINNRVEILQLQGAQSITQTSSDVMYDCASLYAKNYRISGEYKLPKDDFLRTPELTVFCDMETNGGGWTVIQRRRVGLTTFDRDWKQYKKGFGTVRGDFWLGNEHIYRLTQQATVLRIEMEDWAGDTRYAEYGSFSLSNELNSYKLLLSNYSGNAGDSLRYHNNTYFSTKDKDHDKCVDDCAALRKGGYWYNCCTDSNLNGVYYRRGEHSPRTDGINWYGWHGSSYSMKRVEMKIRPHSFRP; via the exons atggccaAAGTGTCGATGGCTATCGCGGCGTTGGGCGTCACGCTGCTCCTGGTGGCCGGGGCGTGGGCCCAGACCCCCAAGAAGAAGAACCTCCCCAAGTCCCAGAAGGGCGCGTGCTGCGAGGAGGTGCGCTCCCTGAAGGTGCAGGTGGCCAACCTGAGCAGCATCCTCGAGGAGCTGGGCCGCAAGCAGGAGACGGACCTGCTGACCGTGGTGCGGCAGGTCATGGAGTTGGACAAGCAGAACCGCCAGCAGGAGGCCCGCGTCACCGAGGCCGAGAGCAAGTACTCGGAGATCAACAACCGCGTGGAGATCCTGCAGCTGCAGGGAGCCCAGTCCATCACGCAGACCAGCTCAG ATGTCATGTATGACTGCGCTTCCCTGTACGCCAAGAACTACCGGATCTCCGGAGAGTACAAACTCCCCAAGGACGACTTCCTCCGGACGCCCGAGCTGACA GTGTTCTGCGACATGGAGACCAACGGGGGTGGCTGGACCGTGATCCAGAGGCGCCGGGTGGGCCTCACCACCTTCGACCGCGACTGGAAGCAGTACAAGAAGGGCTTCGGCACGGTGCGCGGGGACTTCTGGCTGGGCAACGAGCACATCTACCGCCTGACGCAGCAGGCCACCGTGCTGCGCATCGAGATGGAG GACTGGGCGGGAGACACTCGCTACGCCGAGTACGGCTCCTTCAGCCTGAGCAACGAGCTCAACAGCTACAAGCTCCTCCTGTCCAACTACAGCGGAAACGCCGGAGACTCGCTGCGCTACCACAACAACACCTACTTCAGCACCAAGGACAAGGACCACGACAAGTGCGTGGACGACTGCGCCGCCCTGCGGAAAG GTGGCTACTGGTACAACTGCTGCACGGACTCCAACCTGAACGGCGTGTACTACCGCAGAGGTGAGCACTCGCCCAGAACAGACGGCATCAATTGGTACGGCTGGCACGGGTCTAGCTACTCCATGAAGAGGGTGGAGATGAAGATCCGACCTCACAGCTTTCGCCCGTGA